The Mucilaginibacter mallensis genome has a segment encoding these proteins:
- a CDS encoding MgtC/SapB family protein — translation MPQHFHLVPDDLLRIAIAILCGGILGIERQYKNKTAGFRTIILICLGSAIFTMIAQRAGLGVNINVITGIGFIGAGVIFKDNIAVSGLTTAAVIWISAAIGMAVGAGDYTLGIVTSVITILVLTLFHILENYLDKIHHDKLYSIVFTGTDYDNLLALEETIKEHHLTSYRKKISKDGNCLEAAIVVTGHKKHIGKLDKELLLQPNIKSF, via the coding sequence ATGCCCCAACACTTCCACTTAGTCCCCGATGATTTGTTAAGAATAGCCATAGCAATTTTATGCGGTGGCATTTTAGGTATTGAACGTCAGTATAAAAACAAAACGGCGGGTTTTCGCACCATTATACTCATATGCCTTGGCTCAGCAATATTTACCATGATTGCGCAAAGAGCTGGTTTGGGTGTAAATATTAATGTGATTACCGGTATAGGTTTTATTGGTGCCGGTGTTATTTTTAAAGATAATATAGCAGTTAGCGGCCTTACCACAGCTGCTGTAATATGGATTTCGGCTGCTATTGGTATGGCGGTGGGAGCAGGGGATTATACGTTGGGTATAGTTACATCTGTAATAACTATTTTGGTACTAACGCTGTTTCATATACTGGAAAATTATTTGGATAAAATACACCATGATAAGCTTTACTCTATAGTTTTTACCGGTACAGATTATGATAACCTGCTTGCATTGGAAGAAACTATTAAGGAGCATCACCTTACATCGTACCGCAAAAAAATAAGTAAGGATGGCAATTGCCTTGAGGCTGCAATTGTGGTTACCGGCCACAAAAAACATATTGGTAAGCTTGATAAGGAATTATTATTGCAGCCGAATATTAAGTCGTTTTAA
- a CDS encoding acyl-CoA dehydrogenase family protein encodes MPKTDLFESPDYYQLDELLTDEHKLIRSSVRDWVKKELTPIIEDYAQRAEFPKQLIKGLAEIGAFGPTIPVEYGGAGLDYMSYGIIMQEIERGDSGIRSTSSVQGSLVMYPIYAYGSEEQRMKYLPKLASGELIGCFGLTEPDHGSNPGGMTTNFKDAGDHYVLNGAKMWISNAPFADIAVVWAKDESGKIKGLIVERGMEGFTTPETHGKWSLRASATGELVFDNVKVPKENLLPNASGLKGPLGCLNQARYGIAWGALGAAMDCYDTALRYAKQRNQFGKPIAAFQLQQKKLAEMITEITKGQLLVWRLATLKNENRATAAQISMAKRNSVEVAINIAREARQILGGMGITGEYSIMRHMMNLESVITYEGTHDIHLLITGMDITGEEAFK; translated from the coding sequence ATGCCAAAAACTGACCTTTTTGAATCGCCTGATTACTATCAATTAGATGAATTGCTGACTGATGAACACAAATTAATACGTTCCTCGGTAAGGGATTGGGTGAAAAAAGAGTTAACACCAATAATAGAGGACTATGCGCAAAGAGCAGAGTTCCCTAAACAATTAATAAAAGGATTAGCAGAAATAGGCGCTTTTGGCCCAACCATCCCGGTTGAATATGGCGGCGCGGGACTTGATTACATGTCGTATGGCATTATTATGCAGGAGATTGAGCGGGGGGATTCTGGTATCAGATCAACTTCTTCTGTACAGGGGTCATTGGTAATGTACCCTATATATGCTTATGGTTCGGAAGAGCAGCGTATGAAATACCTGCCCAAATTAGCCTCGGGTGAGCTAATCGGTTGTTTTGGGTTGACTGAACCCGACCATGGATCAAACCCCGGCGGTATGACCACTAATTTTAAGGATGCGGGCGATCATTATGTTTTAAATGGCGCTAAAATGTGGATCTCAAACGCGCCGTTTGCAGATATTGCTGTGGTTTGGGCAAAGGATGAAAGCGGAAAAATAAAAGGGCTGATAGTGGAGCGCGGCATGGAAGGTTTTACTACCCCCGAAACGCATGGCAAATGGTCGTTAAGGGCATCGGCCACCGGCGAACTGGTGTTTGATAATGTTAAAGTGCCTAAAGAAAACCTGCTGCCCAATGCATCAGGCTTAAAAGGCCCGCTTGGATGCCTTAACCAGGCCCGCTACGGCATTGCCTGGGGTGCGTTAGGCGCAGCTATGGATTGCTACGATACTGCGCTCAGGTATGCCAAACAGCGCAATCAATTTGGCAAACCAATAGCGGCATTCCAGCTACAGCAAAAGAAACTGGCCGAAATGATAACCGAAATAACCAAAGGACAATTACTGGTATGGCGACTGGCGACTTTAAAAAATGAGAACAGAGCTACAGCAGCTCAAATCTCCATGGCGAAACGTAATAGTGTTGAAGTTGCTATAAACATTGCCCGCGAAGCAAGGCAGATACTCGGTGGTATGGGTATCACCGGCGAATATTCAATAATGCGGCATATGATGAACCTTGAATCGGTAATAACCTATGAGGGGACGCATGACATCCACTTATTAATTACAGGAATGGATATAACCGGCGAGGAGGCTTTCAAATAA
- a CDS encoding FAD-binding oxidoreductase gives MAFNKIDDNILQAIIAIVGNDSVITSRDDMERYSHDETEDLSYYPEVVVKPRSAKEISALLKLCNEHMIPVTPRGAGTGLSGGALSVMGGLLISMERFDQILNIDEQNLQATVEPGVITEVFMNAVAEKGLLYPVDPASKGSCFIGGNVSHGSGGPRVVKYGTIREYILNLEVVLPSGEIIWTGANTLKYASGYNLTQLMIGAEGTLGVITKIVTKLIPHPTNDALMLASFPSNESACAAVSAIFRAGIVPSAVEYMERKCFEWVKAYNGVQFDLKDEDAAFLLIEVDGTDNEVIFAECEKINQVLESFGCKDVLFADSAAKKAELWHIRRTIGESVKINSVYKKEDMVVPRATLPQLVKGIKEIGNKYGFDSVCFGHAGDGNLHLNIIQGSMSNADWNDKLNTGIAEIFELTVSLGGTISGEHGIGLVQKEFMPIKYTNVHFELWRGIKKVFDKNNILNPGKIF, from the coding sequence ATGGCCTTTAATAAAATAGATGATAATATACTCCAGGCTATAATTGCCATTGTGGGTAATGATTCGGTTATAACCAGTCGTGATGATATGGAAAGGTACAGCCATGATGAAACGGAAGACCTGAGTTATTACCCCGAGGTAGTTGTTAAGCCGCGATCAGCTAAAGAAATCTCAGCTTTGCTGAAATTATGTAATGAGCATATGATCCCGGTTACACCACGTGGAGCGGGTACAGGGTTGAGTGGAGGGGCGTTATCTGTGATGGGTGGTTTGCTCATATCAATGGAGCGCTTTGATCAGATCTTAAATATTGATGAACAAAACCTGCAGGCTACAGTTGAACCCGGTGTAATTACCGAAGTATTTATGAATGCTGTTGCCGAAAAAGGACTGCTGTATCCAGTTGATCCGGCTAGCAAGGGCAGCTGTTTTATTGGCGGCAATGTGTCGCATGGCTCAGGCGGGCCGCGGGTTGTGAAATATGGTACTATTAGGGAATATATTTTAAACCTTGAAGTGGTACTACCATCCGGTGAGATCATTTGGACGGGTGCTAATACCCTAAAATACGCATCGGGTTATAATTTAACGCAACTGATGATAGGGGCAGAGGGTACATTGGGTGTCATCACCAAAATTGTAACCAAGCTTATTCCTCACCCAACAAATGATGCGCTGATGCTAGCTTCGTTTCCATCAAATGAAAGTGCCTGTGCGGCGGTATCGGCCATATTCAGGGCTGGTATAGTGCCATCGGCTGTTGAATATATGGAGCGTAAATGCTTTGAGTGGGTAAAAGCTTATAACGGTGTGCAGTTTGATCTGAAAGATGAAGATGCCGCGTTTTTATTGATAGAGGTTGATGGAACTGACAATGAAGTAATTTTTGCCGAATGCGAAAAGATAAACCAGGTTTTGGAAAGCTTTGGCTGCAAGGATGTACTGTTTGCCGATAGCGCAGCTAAAAAAGCAGAATTATGGCACATAAGGCGCACCATAGGCGAATCGGTAAAAATAAACTCCGTTTACAAAAAGGAAGATATGGTTGTACCCAGGGCGACATTGCCGCAACTGGTAAAAGGCATAAAGGAAATAGGTAATAAATATGGCTTTGATTCCGTTTGTTTTGGGCATGCAGGTGACGGCAACCTGCACCTAAATATTATACAAGGCAGCATGAGTAATGCCGATTGGAACGATAAATTAAATACAGGCATAGCCGAAATTTTTGAACTTACCGTATCTTTAGGTGGCACCATATCCGGCGAGCATGGGATTGGCCTGGTACAAAAGGAGTTTATGCCCATAAAATATACCAATGTGCATTTTGAACTATGGCGTGGTATTAAAAAAGTGTTCGATAAAAATAATATATTAAACCCCGGTAAGATCTTTTAA
- the folB gene encoding dihydroneopterin aldolase — MVEINLNDAEFFAFHGFYPEEQLLGSRFLVDISVGFRPTGNLLADEIGNTVNYEQLYNIACEEMKHTRKLIETVGQSIIDAIKSKFPFVDHVRVCIKKVSPPLKGKVGHSSVTITSFVD, encoded by the coding sequence ATGGTTGAGATAAATTTAAACGACGCAGAGTTTTTTGCCTTTCACGGATTTTACCCCGAGGAACAGCTATTGGGAAGCCGGTTTTTGGTTGATATATCAGTTGGTTTTAGGCCCACCGGTAATTTATTAGCTGATGAAATAGGCAACACCGTAAACTACGAGCAGCTATATAATATAGCCTGCGAGGAGATGAAACACACCCGCAAGTTGATTGAAACGGTGGGGCAATCTATTATTGATGCTATAAAAAGTAAATTTCCTTTTGTAGATCATGTAAGGGTATGTATAAAAAAAGTGAGTCCGCCCTTGAAAGGAAAGGTTGGGCATTCAAGCGTGACTATAACAAGTTTTGTTGATTAG
- a CDS encoding GH1 family beta-glucosidase, translated as MELTTQTSDFNKKLFGDDFTWGVATAAFQIEGAYDHEGKGQSIWDVFSAKKGSILNGHKPGDACDFYNRYEADIDLIKQLNIPNFRFSISWSRVFPDGIGSVNQSGIDYYNRVINYCIKQGVTPWVTLYHWDLPHALELKGGWTNREMVTWFTEFVIVCAQNFGDRVKNWMIMNEPSVFTGAGYFLGIHAPGRKGLGNFMPAVHHAVLCMAAGGRTLRSILPDAHIGTTFSCSYIEPASDKPRDVMAAKRVDTLLNRVYIEPTLGLGYPVADLPILRKMDKYIQPGDMESAKFDFDFIGIQLYTREIVKYSLLTPYVHASLIGAKHRNVALTDMGWEVYPPAIYEILKKFNAYTGIKKIYVTENGAAFPDEVKDGKVHDPRRVEYLQNYLKQVLKAKNEGYKVSGYFVWTLTDNFEWAEGYHPRFGLIHVDFDTQRRIIKSSGQWYADFIKP; from the coding sequence ATGGAACTTACTACGCAAACTTCAGATTTTAACAAGAAACTTTTTGGCGATGATTTTACCTGGGGAGTAGCAACAGCCGCTTTTCAAATTGAGGGTGCTTATGATCATGAGGGCAAGGGGCAATCCATTTGGGACGTTTTCTCGGCCAAAAAAGGCAGCATTTTAAATGGTCATAAGCCCGGCGATGCCTGTGATTTTTATAACAGGTACGAAGCCGATATCGATCTTATCAAACAACTAAATATTCCGAATTTTAGATTTTCTATATCATGGTCACGCGTATTTCCTGATGGAATTGGCAGTGTAAACCAGTCGGGTATTGACTATTATAACCGTGTTATAAATTATTGCATTAAACAAGGGGTAACACCCTGGGTAACGCTATACCATTGGGACCTGCCGCATGCGCTGGAGCTTAAAGGAGGCTGGACAAACCGCGAGATGGTCACCTGGTTTACAGAGTTTGTTATTGTATGTGCTCAAAACTTTGGCGACAGGGTGAAAAACTGGATGATAATGAATGAGCCCTCCGTGTTTACGGGTGCGGGTTATTTTTTAGGTATCCATGCACCGGGGCGAAAAGGCCTTGGTAATTTTATGCCTGCTGTACATCATGCTGTTTTATGTATGGCAGCAGGTGGGCGAACACTACGAAGTATATTGCCGGATGCCCACATCGGCACCACATTTTCCTGCTCATATATTGAACCCGCAAGTGATAAACCGCGTGATGTAATGGCTGCCAAACGGGTTGATACCCTTTTGAATCGTGTATATATTGAACCAACCCTAGGTTTAGGATATCCTGTTGCTGATCTGCCCATTTTAAGAAAGATGGATAAATACATTCAGCCGGGGGATATGGAAAGCGCGAAGTTTGATTTTGATTTCATAGGCATACAGCTTTATACACGTGAAATTGTGAAGTATTCATTGCTTACACCGTACGTTCATGCAAGTTTAATAGGGGCAAAACACAGGAATGTGGCCTTAACCGATATGGGTTGGGAAGTATACCCGCCTGCTATTTATGAAATATTGAAAAAGTTTAATGCTTACACAGGCATTAAAAAAATATATGTTACTGAAAACGGTGCTGCTTTCCCCGATGAGGTAAAAGATGGGAAAGTACATGACCCCAGGCGTGTGGAATACCTGCAAAACTATTTAAAGCAGGTTTTAAAAGCTAAAAACGAAGGCTATAAGGTAAGCGGCTATTTTGTATGGACGCTGACTGATAATTTTGAATGGGCCGAGGGTTATCATCCCCGTTTTGGGTTGATACACGTTGATTTTGATACACAGCGGCGCATTATTAAATCATCAGGGCAATGGTATGCTGATTTTATAAAGCCTTAG